The genome window TACGTTATTTTTTCTGACGTATGTACTTAGAGATTAATACAACAAGATGATTGATTAGAGAAGATAAAAGAGTAGTAAAAAATTATGTACCATATGAAAGATGGATATTTTGACATGAAAACATCTTACAACATTTGATATTACATCACTTacactaaatattaaataactttgCGAATAGAAAATGTTCACAATTAATTATACTTAAACAACTTGTCCAATAAATGAACCCaacatacaaaatttaaaatttgaaattcaacAACATTAGATAAACTAGGAAGATCCCCGTGCGATTCACactgataaaaatatattgttacaatgtaccgcgttcatcaaatttggtattggatttaaaatataatgtgttattagcctagttggttaaagagttgtacttgttttgttaggttgcgagttcgaaacatgcctatagcatttttaattttatttttaatcattttaagtttataggtggGTTAACCCagaattcgacccaagtatccatttactctcacatatatattcaaattaaccacagctctcgacccgacaattcggacactttcaaaattaatcatcattatatatatatatatattatattttattattatacaggtaaattattattttatggatTACCCCCAACGATATTACTTTATAAAGAGTCTACTATacctatttttattatattataaaataaaaaaaatactttataaaatttatctttaaataaataaattttatattaaccaACTAAATAAgagtatttataataaaatcataattacaaatataatattttttattatttataatttatatgtaataaaaaaaattattttataatgagatataaaacaaaataattattaaaatatctattttaatttattaatcttttataataataagaatacatgtactatattataaatatttttactacataattatatatatatatatatatattatatatatatatatatatatattatatatatatatacggcGGACAGCTTCTTTATATCCAAGTAATCGTTCatcaaaaaagagaaagaagatatcgaaagagagaaagaagcaCTCGAAACTCGAAAGCAAATCTCATTGATTTTTCTGTCTCCTCCTCCTCGAATAGATATATAGATCATGACGGGGCGGGGGCGGCGACATATGATGATAGTAAAAGTGACGGGAGAAGAAATAACAGAGgtcaagggaagaagaagattaacATTGCGCGAATCGAAAACAAATCTCAAAGAATGGTGAGTTTCTCCAAGCGCAAATCTAGTCTGTTAAAAAATGTGATTGAGTTTCAGAAATTGACGAGACAAGAGGTTGGCGCCGTAGTCTTCTCCCCCGCCGGTCAAATGTACACCTCCATCAACAACAACGGGGGGCCCTCCTCCTTTGATGTTATTGTTGACCGAATCCTGCAAGTTGGCGATCCCACGATACAATTACAACAAGATATCAGGATGAGGACGACGACTAGGGAATCATCCGACAAGAGCGACGACGACTCTGCGTTCTTGATCGGATGGATTCTCAATCTAATGGGTTTAGATGATGATCTTGAGTCCGATGATTTACAATTGCTGGCGTCCAAGATGGCGGATCTCGAGAGGATTAAAGAGGAGGTCGACAGCCGCATAACTTCTTCTTAATTAAATCACTTTTTAGATATAATGATTGTTGTTGTAGTAGAGATGTATTTCACtattagctatatatatatatatatatatatatatatatatatatatatatatatatatatatatatatggtttcaACAAACCCTATTTTTCTTAAACCTATTTTTTTCAGAATTATAGTACtgttgtttaaataataatgtgatttagTAATTGGGATTATATCCTCGCCGCTTGTTTGTTAATCATGCATAATTCtatcatcatattatatataatgtttgattaatagTACTGTAATCTCtgtttaaacaaacaaacaaatctaattttcaaacaaatattctaaacaaatccaatttaaatacattttcaGATAAGAAACATATATACacatgtaaattattattattattattattattaacaaagaattcacttaaattaattaagcatcatacatttatacttacaacaaaattagttaattaataaaagaatattcggttgttttgtttgttaattaacaaaatatatgacATGGGCTGCAAGTAGATACTGTAAATCTATTCCTAAATTTAGGAGgatttattaaatacttaaaatggaGCTGAAACTGTACAAGACTGAGATGCTAAATAAGGTTGTTTTTATGTGTTTTAAAATCGATTCAAAACAAAGTCAGAGAAACTGAATTGCTTCCAATTTAAATGGTGGTAAGCAAACAAGAAATCGATTCTTCCTTTAAGatattattctataaaataacCAGAATTACACTTTAATGCTACCAGCTTTTCTCGATTAGAATTGAGAGACTAGCTACAGTTTTCGAGCCTGAAAACATATGCAACGCCCTTTTCTACTTGATTCAGTTTCTTCTGTTTTCGTAGTCTTCTTCAATCCGGTGAAGTCAACACTAGTTAGTTTCTGTTGGTTTTTC of Impatiens glandulifera unplaced genomic scaffold, dImpGla2.1, whole genome shotgun sequence contains these proteins:
- the LOC124917299 gene encoding agamous-like MADS-box protein AGL14, which translates into the protein MVSFSKRKSSLLKNVIEFQKLTRQEVGAVVFSPAGQMYTSINNNGGPSSFDVIVDRILQVGDPTIQLQQDIRMRTTTRESSDKSDDDSAFLIGWILNLMGLDDDLESDDLQLLASKMADLERIKEEVDSRITSS